Proteins from a single region of Apium graveolens cultivar Ventura chromosome 7, ASM990537v1, whole genome shotgun sequence:
- the LOC141672188 gene encoding uncharacterized protein LOC141672188 isoform X1, protein MGDDKWTKKAFRDDSIVVALLLQIKQQHKSPPSSTLPPLRWGQRQLRSKASSSKDRYTSTTRCSPTTPLSWSDGCDTSATRSKGTCAYEARTSGACKKSRKKKTFSELREEESYLMNERMHLEKQLASVNVTLNEQRYRGDNLKRIKLDFQGPTTNEMLAPMPGMFFHCRQTKASLDIQNNLIFPRQAINNDPESSSSCKVAKDNESGERCFILPDLNMMPSEDPGC, encoded by the exons ATGGGAGATGATAAATGGACTAAAAAGGCCTTTAGAGACGACTCCATTGTGGTGGCCTTACTCTTACAAATCAAACAACAACACAAATCACCTCCATCGTCGACGTTGCCACCGTTAAGGTGGGGACAGCGTCAGCTGCGCTCGAAAGCATCATCGTCCAAAGATCGATACACCTCTACAACTAGATGCAGTCCTACCACGCCGCTCTCATGGAGCGACGGCTGTGACACCTCCGCCACTAGATCTAAG GGTACTTGTGCTTATGAAGCTAGAACATCCGGTGCTTGTAAGAAATCTAGGAAAAAGAAG ACTTTTTCTGAGCTTAGAGAGGAAGAAAGTTACTTGATGAACGAAAGGATGCATTTGGAGAAA CAGTTGGCATCAGTAAATGTAACATTGAATGAACAAAGATACAGAGGAGATAATTTGAAGAGAATTAAG CTTGATTTCCAAGGACCTACTACAAATGAAATGCTTGCACCAATGCCTGGAATGTTCTTTCACTGTCGACAAACAAAAGCATCTTTGGACATCCAGAATAATTTAATCTTTCCAAGACAAGCGATTAATAATGATCCAGAATCCTCCAGCTCCTGTAAAGTAGCCAAGGATAATGAAAGCGGGGAGAGATGCTTCATTTTACCGGATCTCAATATGATGCCATCTGAGGACCCAGGTTGTTAG
- the LOC141670874 gene encoding hydroxyproline O-arabinosyltransferase 1-like, producing the protein MFVSPCEKKGGERMGSGFMLVMIIMLSFTVAMITYNTILSTQSFRQELPVVSNGHVFLVDPVIEMPAEKKTRADSSENKKRMFHTAVTTSGGVYSLWQCRIMYYWFKKFKNGPNSEMGGFTRILHSGFPDDYMHEIPTFVAQPLPDGQDQGYIVLHRPWAFVQWLEQANIEEDYILMAEPDHIIMKPIPNLSQYGLPAAFPFFYIEPQKEEAILRKFFPEENGPITNIDPIGNSPVIIHKELLHKIAPTWMNVSLAMKKDPEADLSFEWVLEMYAYAVSSALHGVISILYKDFMIQPPWDKELGNKYILHYTYGCDFDMKGQFMEGKFGEWRFDKRSYETTWPSRNLSLPPPGVPESVVTLVKMVNEATSNLPNWGS; encoded by the exons ATGTTTGTCTCTCCATGCGAAAAAAAGGGAGGAGAAAGAATGGGTTCTGGGTTTATGTTGGTGATGATCATAATGCTAAGCTTCACCGTAGCCATGATCACATACAACACAATACTCTCAACGCAATCATTTAGACAAGAGTTGCCAGTTGTATCAAATGGTCATGTATTCTTAGTGGATCCTGTGATTGAGATGCCTGCAGAGAAAAAAACAAGAGCTGATAGTTCAGAAAACAAGAAGAGAATGTTTCACACAGCAGTGACAACTTCAGGAGGAGTTTACAGTCTATGGCAGTGTAGAATAATGTACTACTGGTTCAAAAAGTTCAAGAATGGGCCTAATTCTGAAATGGGCGGGTTTACAAGAATTTTGCATTCTGGGTTTCCTGATGATTACATGCATGAGATTCCCACTTTTGTTGCTCAACCACTTCCGGATGGACAGGATCAG GGTTATATAGTACTCCATAGACCTTGGGCTTTTGTTCAATGGCTTGAACAAGCAAATATTGAAGAAGA CTACATATTGATGGCAGAACCAGATCACATTATCATGAAACCAATACCAAACTTATCCCAATATGGCCTTCCAGCTGCATTCCCATTCTTTTATATCGAACCTCAGAAAGAAGAGGCCATTCTTCGAAAATTCTTCCCAGAAGAAAACGGACCTATTACCAACATTGATCCCATAGGCAACTCCCCCGTCATCATTCACAAG GAACTTCTACACAAGATTGCTCCAACTTGGATGAATGTTTCATTAGCTATGAAAAAAGACCCTGAAGCAGACCTATCTTTTGAGTGGGTACTTGAGAT GTATGCTTATGCTGTCTCATCAGCTCTTCATGGTGTTATTAGCATCTTATACAAGGACTTCATGATACAG CCTCCATGGGATAAGGAACTAGGAAACAAGTACATACTCCATTACACATATGGATGTGACTTTGATATGAAG GGCCAGTTTATGGAAGGAAAGTTTGGTGAGTGGAGATTTGACAAAAGATCTTATGAAACTACATGGCCTTCAAGAAACCTTTCATTGCCTCCCCCTGGTGTGCCAGAAAGTGTG GTAACTCTGGTGAAAATGGTGAATGAGGCAACATCCAACCTTCCTAACTGGGGGTCGTAA
- the LOC141672188 gene encoding uncharacterized protein LOC141672188 isoform X2 — protein sequence MGDDKWTKKAFRDDSIVVALLLQIKQQHKSPPSSTLPPLRWGQRQLRSKASSSKDRYTSTTRCSPTTPLSWSDGCDTSATRSKGTCAYEARTSGACKKSRKKKTFSELREEESYLMNERMHLEKLASVNVTLNEQRYRGDNLKRIKLDFQGPTTNEMLAPMPGMFFHCRQTKASLDIQNNLIFPRQAINNDPESSSSCKVAKDNESGERCFILPDLNMMPSEDPGC from the exons ATGGGAGATGATAAATGGACTAAAAAGGCCTTTAGAGACGACTCCATTGTGGTGGCCTTACTCTTACAAATCAAACAACAACACAAATCACCTCCATCGTCGACGTTGCCACCGTTAAGGTGGGGACAGCGTCAGCTGCGCTCGAAAGCATCATCGTCCAAAGATCGATACACCTCTACAACTAGATGCAGTCCTACCACGCCGCTCTCATGGAGCGACGGCTGTGACACCTCCGCCACTAGATCTAAG GGTACTTGTGCTTATGAAGCTAGAACATCCGGTGCTTGTAAGAAATCTAGGAAAAAGAAG ACTTTTTCTGAGCTTAGAGAGGAAGAAAGTTACTTGATGAACGAAAGGATGCATTTGGAGAAA TTGGCATCAGTAAATGTAACATTGAATGAACAAAGATACAGAGGAGATAATTTGAAGAGAATTAAG CTTGATTTCCAAGGACCTACTACAAATGAAATGCTTGCACCAATGCCTGGAATGTTCTTTCACTGTCGACAAACAAAAGCATCTTTGGACATCCAGAATAATTTAATCTTTCCAAGACAAGCGATTAATAATGATCCAGAATCCTCCAGCTCCTGTAAAGTAGCCAAGGATAATGAAAGCGGGGAGAGATGCTTCATTTTACCGGATCTCAATATGATGCCATCTGAGGACCCAGGTTGTTAG
- the LOC141672188 gene encoding uncharacterized protein LOC141672188 isoform X3 — MGDDKWTKKAFRDDSIVVALLLQIKQQHKSPPSSTLPPLRWGQRQLRSKASSSKDRYTSTTRCSPTTPLSWSDGCDTSATRSKGTCAYEARTSGACKKSRKKKTFSELREEESYLMNERMHLEKQLASVNVTLNEQRYRGDNLKRIKLDFQYSSWMLRIWPKVNLIWHLHCHIDYLMRVEG, encoded by the exons ATGGGAGATGATAAATGGACTAAAAAGGCCTTTAGAGACGACTCCATTGTGGTGGCCTTACTCTTACAAATCAAACAACAACACAAATCACCTCCATCGTCGACGTTGCCACCGTTAAGGTGGGGACAGCGTCAGCTGCGCTCGAAAGCATCATCGTCCAAAGATCGATACACCTCTACAACTAGATGCAGTCCTACCACGCCGCTCTCATGGAGCGACGGCTGTGACACCTCCGCCACTAGATCTAAG GGTACTTGTGCTTATGAAGCTAGAACATCCGGTGCTTGTAAGAAATCTAGGAAAAAGAAG ACTTTTTCTGAGCTTAGAGAGGAAGAAAGTTACTTGATGAACGAAAGGATGCATTTGGAGAAA CAGTTGGCATCAGTAAATGTAACATTGAATGAACAAAGATACAGAGGAGATAATTTGAAGAGAATTAAG CTTGATTTCCAGTATTCATCCTGGATGTTAAGAATTTGGCCTAAAGTGAACTTGATCTGGCATTTACACTGTCATATTGATTATTTGATGCGGGTTGAAGGATAG
- the LOC141674099 gene encoding uncharacterized protein LOC141674099 has translation MLTIEVGSPSHIAINFDEEANEEGLKTNMELIDEVRDQAVEKMERYKEKTREYFSKKSRVKNFQVRDLVLQDIEASNPTNTGKLMPKWEGPYKVKEVLRPGTYKLLNMDGLEVPNTWHGLRLRKFYQ, from the coding sequence ATGCTCACTATTGAGGTCGGATCTCCTTCTCACATAGCGATAAACTTTGATGAAGAAGCCAACGAAGAAGGACTCAAAACAAATATGGAGTTAATTGATGAGGTCCGGGACCAGGCTGTAGAAAAGATGGAGAGATACAAGGAGAAGACCAGGGAGTATTTCAGCAAGAAGTCcagagtcaaaaacttccaagttaGAGACTTGGTTCTTCAAGACATAGAAGCATCGAATCCTACAAACACTGGGAAGCTAATGCCTAaatgggaagggccatacaaggtcaaagaAGTCCTGAGACCAGGAACCTACAAACTCCTGAACATGGACGGCTTAGAAGTCCCCAATACTTGGCATGGACTTAGACTAAGGAAGTTCTACCAATAG